In a genomic window of Urocitellus parryii isolate mUroPar1 chromosome 2, mUroPar1.hap1, whole genome shotgun sequence:
- the LOC113187790 gene encoding general transcription factor IIF subunit 2-like isoform X2 has product MAQRKELDLTGVKQNTRMWLTEVSFTLNEDLANIHDIGGKPASVSAPREHPFVLQRVEGQMLTVFSESSSGKLSLEGKVEQRAECRPVASENYMRLKRLQIEESSKPVRVSQQLEKAVTTNYKPVADHQCNIEYQRKKKNDGKRVKADKQHVLDTLFCAFEKHQYYNLKDLVDITKQPVGYLKDILKEIGIYNTKGIHKNTWELKPEYRHYQGEEKSN; this is encoded by the exons ATGGCTCAGAGAAAGGAACTCGACCTAACTGGTGTCAAGCAGAACACCCGAATGTGGCTA ACTGAAGTATCCTTTACTTTGAATGAGGATCTTGCAAATATTCATGATATTGGTGGAAAACCAGCCTCAGTCAGTGCTCCTAGAGAACATCCGTTTGTCTTGCAAAGGGTTGAAGGACAGATGTTAACAGTATTTTCTGAGAGCTCATCAGGTAAACTCTCATTAGAAGGAAAGGTGGAACAAAGAGCCGAATGCCGACCTGTTGCCAGTGAAAACTACATGAGATTAAAGAGATTGCAAATAGAAGAATCTTCCAAACCTGTAAGGGTATCACAACAACTGGAGAAAGCTGTAACAACAAATTACAAGCCTGTTGCTGATCACCAATGTAATATTGaatatcaaaggaaaaagaaaaatgatggaaaGCGAGTTAAGGCTGATAAACAGCATGTATTAGACACGCTGTTTTGTGCCTTTGAGAAACATCAGTATTATAATCTTAAGGACTTGGTGGACATCACAAAACAACCCGTGGGATATCTAAAGGACATCTTGAAAGAAATTGGAATTTACAATACGAAAGGGATTCACAAAAACACATGGGAGCTGAAGCCAGAATATAGGCATTatcaaggagaagaaaagagcaaTTGA
- the LOC113187790 gene encoding general transcription factor IIF subunit 2-like isoform X3 yields the protein MAQRKELDLTGVKQNTRMWLVKVPKYLSQQWATAPGRGEVGKLRIAKNQGKTERLQIEESSKPVRVSQQLEKAVTTNYKPVADHQCNIEYQRKKKNDGKRVKADKQHVLDTLFCAFEKHQYYNLKDLVDITKQPVGYLKDILKEIGIYNTKGIHKNTWELKPEYRHYQGEEKSN from the exons ATGGCTCAGAGAAAGGAACTCGACCTAACTGGTGTCAAGCAGAACACCCGAATGTGGCTAGTCAAGGTTCCTAAATATCTGTCACAGCAATGGGCTACAGCCCCTGGAAGAGGTGAAGTTGGGAAATTGAGGATTGCCAAGAATCAAGGAAAGACTGAA AGATTGCAAATAGAAGAATCTTCCAAACCTGTAAGGGTATCACAACAACTGGAGAAAGCTGTAACAACAAATTACAAGCCTGTTGCTGATCACCAATGTAATATTGaatatcaaaggaaaaagaaaaatgatggaaaGCGAGTTAAGGCTGATAAACAGCATGTATTAGACACGCTGTTTTGTGCCTTTGAGAAACATCAGTATTATAATCTTAAGGACTTGGTGGACATCACAAAACAACCCGTGGGATATCTAAAGGACATCTTGAAAGAAATTGGAATTTACAATACGAAAGGGATTCACAAAAACACATGGGAGCTGAAGCCAGAATATAGGCATTatcaaggagaagaaaagagcaaTTGA
- the LOC113187790 gene encoding general transcription factor IIF subunit 2-like isoform X1 produces MAQRKELDLTGVKQNTRMWLVKVPKYLSQQWATAPGRGEVGKLRIAKNQGKTEVSFTLNEDLANIHDIGGKPASVSAPREHPFVLQRVEGQMLTVFSESSSGKLSLEGKVEQRAECRPVASENYMRLKRLQIEESSKPVRVSQQLEKAVTTNYKPVADHQCNIEYQRKKKNDGKRVKADKQHVLDTLFCAFEKHQYYNLKDLVDITKQPVGYLKDILKEIGIYNTKGIHKNTWELKPEYRHYQGEEKSN; encoded by the coding sequence ATGGCTCAGAGAAAGGAACTCGACCTAACTGGTGTCAAGCAGAACACCCGAATGTGGCTAGTCAAGGTTCCTAAATATCTGTCACAGCAATGGGCTACAGCCCCTGGAAGAGGTGAAGTTGGGAAATTGAGGATTGCCAAGAATCAAGGAAAGACTGAAGTATCCTTTACTTTGAATGAGGATCTTGCAAATATTCATGATATTGGTGGAAAACCAGCCTCAGTCAGTGCTCCTAGAGAACATCCGTTTGTCTTGCAAAGGGTTGAAGGACAGATGTTAACAGTATTTTCTGAGAGCTCATCAGGTAAACTCTCATTAGAAGGAAAGGTGGAACAAAGAGCCGAATGCCGACCTGTTGCCAGTGAAAACTACATGAGATTAAAGAGATTGCAAATAGAAGAATCTTCCAAACCTGTAAGGGTATCACAACAACTGGAGAAAGCTGTAACAACAAATTACAAGCCTGTTGCTGATCACCAATGTAATATTGaatatcaaaggaaaaagaaaaatgatggaaaGCGAGTTAAGGCTGATAAACAGCATGTATTAGACACGCTGTTTTGTGCCTTTGAGAAACATCAGTATTATAATCTTAAGGACTTGGTGGACATCACAAAACAACCCGTGGGATATCTAAAGGACATCTTGAAAGAAATTGGAATTTACAATACGAAAGGGATTCACAAAAACACATGGGAGCTGAAGCCAGAATATAGGCATTatcaaggagaagaaaagagcaaTTGA